The window CCCTTCAGACCAACATATTTGGCAGGATTGTTAGTCATCAACTTCATTGAACGGACTCCTAGATCGCGTAATATCTACAGAGAATAAGCAAAAATGTCATGACTCCTGGAATACATCAAGAGAATGCCATGTGACTTCTATAATAGCAAGGATACACCAGATAAGATTAGTAACAGCGAATTCATGAAGAGGATGGATAAGCATGTCTAAGTGGATTTTTTGTACAGTTGTGCATACTGTATGAAATACGAAAATCAGTTCAATGTGCCCCTGGAAGTCTTCCTATATAAAAATGTATATGATATACAAAAGGGATGATGTAGATTCTTACCTGTGCACCGATCCCATATTCCCTCGAGTCCACAGGCAGTCCTAGTTCCTCGTTAGCTTCCACAGTGTCACGTCCATCGTCTTGTAAGTTATAAGCACGAAGCTTGTGACCCAGACCAATACCCCTCCCTTCATGCCCACGAAGATAAACTAGTACACCCCTTCCGGCCTTCTCAATCCTCTCCATTGACATTGCAAGCTGGTCACCACAATCACATCTTGCTGATCCAAAAATGTCTCCTGTGAGACACTCAGAATGGACCCTCACAAGAATATCTTGACCATCTCCAATCTCACCCTGTTGGTTGTAGAATAATACAAGGATAAAATCAGGTTTTAGAAGGGAAATAAACTACCAGATCTAACAATTACGTCCTACAGAAGCATTATAAGTCTTCAGTATCTTACTTTCACCATTGCGATATGCTCGATCCCATCAATAACAGATCTGTAGCAGTAAGCACGGACATTGCCCCATCTCAAAGGTATGCGTGCAACAGATGCACGTTCAATTAGTCTGTCTCTTTTTCTCCTATATCTGTAAAAGAATTTCTGTGAGCATGCCAACAAGTATTCCATAATAATCATAACAAGAAAAAAGAGGACaatgaaaaataataatatttaGTATCTACATCCTATCAAAAATGCCAAGTCGTTAAGTGTTATAGGAACTATTAGTGACCTATTACTCTATTAGCCTATATGGCAAGTAACAAAAACCCTCAAGGCTAATACAGGAAGCATCAGGACTTGGTCAGGGCTGAGGTTATGTCAAAGAACTTACCTGATCAAGTCAGCAATCGATACGATCTTCAAATTATTCTTTTCAGCAAACAAGCGCAGCTTGGGTAAGCGAGCCATGGAGCCATCCTCATCCACAATCTCACAGAGTACTCCAACAGGAGGTAACCCAGCCAGCACAGCAAGATCAACAGATGCTTCAGTGTGTCCAGCTCGTTTGAGAACACCCCCGTCTCTGTACTTCAGAGGGAAAATATGGCCAGGCCGATTGAAATCTTCAGGCTTTGAGTAAGGGGATGCAAGAGTCATGACTGTCTTTGCCCTATCCTTTGCAGATACCCCAGTTGTTGTGCCTTCTTTAGCATCCTACAGACCATAACAGATAAACTGCACCTTAGTAGAAAATTTCTATCGTAGGGATGTTTGTTGGGAACAACTAACACCTAGGTTGATTTATTTTCCAGTATGAAATAACGAAATTAGTAAGCTATATGTGCTTCATCAGTTAAGCAAATTGATAAGATACAAA is drawn from Triticum dicoccoides isolate Atlit2015 ecotype Zavitan chromosome 6B, WEW_v2.0, whole genome shotgun sequence and contains these coding sequences:
- the LOC119322167 gene encoding probable bifunctional riboflavin biosynthesis protein RIBA 2, chloroplastic, whose translation is MASIAPSSSSVAVLRRQPVQFLGGSDVSKQAKGSVSYSFPTNSRNANMKSLGLKIAASLKKNSGFPADGCLENDDTLSLKSTSVRAQDHPTTNSVIPVDSVVAAEIISTDLSCVVDTLSNEEDDAELDLDSPTEGFSSISEAIEDIRQGKLVIVVDDESRENEGDLILAASLVTPEAMAFIVRHSTGIVCVSMKENDLERLNLPLMVSTKENEEKLCTAFTITVDAKEGTTTGVSAKDRAKTVMTLASPYSKPEDFNRPGHIFPLKYRDGGVLKRAGHTEASVDLAVLAGLPPVGVLCEIVDEDGSMARLPKLRLFAEKNNLKIVSIADLIRYRRKRDRLIERASVARIPLRWGNVRAYCYRSVIDGIEHIAMVKGEIGDGQDILVRVHSECLTGDIFGSARCDCGDQLAMSMERIEKAGRGVLVYLRGHEGRGIGLGHKLRAYNLQDDGRDTVEANEELGLPVDSREYGIGAQILRDLGVRSMKLMTNNPAKYVGLKGYGLSIVGRVPLVTPITTENQRYLETKRTKMGHVYSN